The following coding sequences are from one Lathamus discolor isolate bLatDis1 chromosome 10, bLatDis1.hap1, whole genome shotgun sequence window:
- the FNIP1 gene encoding folliculin-interacting protein 1 isoform X1, protein MLRPVIGVVGLQIVIHILITESMCAGKETFWLANEGQRKIHHNLGVCCASWPLPEFDPSQIRLIVYQDCERRGRNVLFDSSAKRKIEDVSVSKLCSDAQVRVFGKCCQLKPGGDSSSSLDSSINSSSSFSDPKEQCPKYQGSRCSSDANMLGEMMFGSVAMSYKGSTLKIHQIRSPPQLMLSKVFTARTGSSIYGSLNTLQDSLEFINQDSNTLKPDHSTIVNGLLGNIGLSQLCSPRRAFSEQGPLRLIRSASFFAVHSNPMDMPGREQNEDRDSGIARSASLSSLLITPFPSPGSSFNKSCASSYQRRWRRSQTTSLENGVFPRWSMDESFNLSDDSSGPSPGIVRKKKIAIGVIFSLSRDEDENNKFNEFFFSHFPLFESHMNKLKSAIEQAMKMSRRSADASQRSLAYNRIVDALNEFRTTICNLYTMPRIGEPVWLTMMSGTPEKNQLCHRFMKEFTFLMENASKNQFLPALLTAVLTNHLAWVPTVMPNGQPPIRIFLEKHSSQSVDMLAKTHPYNPLWAQLGDLYGAIGSPVRLAKTVVVGKRHDLVQRLLYFLTYFIRCSELQETHLLENGEDEAIVMPGTVITTTLEKGEVEESEYVLVTMHKNRGNLLPTESEETRTPNCSCKYCKCPISLAQNIEGVSQQEREDTQSTPKVELETSSDENRTIVPDDCQEDAVDGKQPRPCLDTKLETVVCPGSASAEKRVGTEPGLEPGADVWRKDEALEAGSQAGAGTRSPGIAVEKKPPDKLFCEAFPCGAAEAQTKVTFLIGDSMSPDSDIELRSQAVVEQIARHHSAPAPEEGAPADQNCEAKQAVEDQTRDCGAAEPFPPVASEHPSWNPNPYNAESMSLFDEYFTDDSSVETRTAKDIPGQAAPDLLAHTSSLEFSKRLGTKGSKPPSEFCKFMDSVRQETYKNCFNEQDQREKISIRVPHGDRENVEKKVAPGIDWDIPRNESSDSALGDSESEDTGHDLTRLSGNYYGGEQEDWAEEYEIPFPGSKLVEVNSVQPSIANFGRSLLGGYCSSYVPDFVLQGIGSDEKLRHCLVSDLSHAVQHPVLDEPIAEAVCIIADTDKWTVQVASSQRRMIDNKLGKEVLVSSLVSNLLHSTLQLYKHNLSPNFCVMHLEDRLQELYFKSKMLSEYLKGQMRVHVKELGVVLGIESSDLPLLAAVASTHSPYVAQILL, encoded by the exons AAACTCTGCAGCGATGCTCAGGTGCGAGTGTTTGGGAAGTGCTGCCAACTGAAGCCTGGAGGAGACAGCTCTTCTTCCTTGGATAGTTCGATCAATTCATCCTCCTCGTTCTCTGATCCAAAAGAGCAATGCCCAAAATACCAG GGGTCTCGGTGTTCCTCAGATGCTAACATGCTTGGAGAGATGATGTTTGGCTCTGTGGCCATGAGCTATAAGGGCTCCACGTTGAAGATTCACCAGATCCG CTCACCTCCTCAGCTCATGCTCAGCAAGGTTTTCACAGCTCGCACTGGAAGCAGCATCTACGGAAGTCTGAATAC GTTGCAGGACAGTCTTGAGTTCATTAATCAAGACAGCAATACGTTAAAGCCTGACCACAGTACGATTGTGAATGGACTTCTTGGGAATATAG GTCTTTCCCAGCTTTGCAGCCCCAGGCGGGCGTTCTCAGAGCAAGGTCCGCTCCGCCTGATCCGGAGCGCCTCTTTCTTTGCAG TTCATAGCAACCCTATGGATATgcctgggagggagcagaatGAGGACAGAGACAGCGGGATAGCGAGATCTG CATCTCTTAGCAGTCTGCTCATCACTCCGTTTCCATCTCCGGGCTCTTCGTTTAACAAAAGCTGTGCTAGCAGTTACCAGCGGCGTTGGCGTCGCAGCCAGACTACCAGCTTGGAGAATGGGGTCTTCCCTCGATG GTCCATGGATGAAAGCTTTAACTTGTCAGATGACAGCTCTGGTCCTAGCCCGGGAATTGTTAGGAAGAAGAAGATAGCAAttggggttattttttccctctcaagAGATGAAGATGAAAACAACAAATTTAATGAGTTCTTCTTCTCCCACTTCCCTCTTTTTGAGAGCCACATGAACAAGCTGAAGAGTGCGATAGAACAG GCTATGAAAATGAGTCGCCGATCAGCTGATGCCAGTCAGCGGAGTTTGGCCTATAACAGGATTGTTGATGCCCTGAATGAGTTCAG aacaACTATTTGCAATCTCTACACGATGCCGCGGATCGGGGAGCCTGTCTGGCTTACAATGATGTCGGGGACACCGGAGAAGAACCAGCTTTGCCATCGCTTCATGAAGGAATTCACCTTCTTGATGGAGAACGCCTCTAAGAACCA GTTTTTACCAGCTTTGCTGACTGCTGTCCTGACTAACCACCTGGCCTGGGTGCCCACCGTCATGCCCAACGGCCAGCCGCCCATCAGGATCTTCCTGGAGAAGCATTCTTCCCAGAGCGTGGACATGCTGGCCAAAACTCATCCCTACAACCCGCTGTGGGCACAGCTCG GTGACCTGTATGGAGCTATCGGATCACCTGTGAGATTAGCAAAAACAGTTGTGGTTGGCAAAAGGCATGACCTGGTACAGAGGTTGCTTTATTTCCTTACTTACTTCATCAGATGCTCTGAACTTCAAGAGACGCATCTGCTAGAAAATGGGGAAGACGAAGCCATTGTCATGCCCGGAACTGTTATAACAACCACGCTGGAGAAAGGAGAAGTAGAGGAATCTGAGTATGTGCTTGTCACAATGCACAAGAACAGGGGTAACCTGCTACCAACGGAGTCTGAAGAGACGAGAACTCCCAACTGCAGCTGTAAATACTGCAAGTGCCCCATCTCCCTCGCACAGAACATAGAAGGTGTTTCACAGCAAGAGAGAGAAGACACACAAAGCACTCCTAAGGTAGAGCTGGAAACGTCCTCGGATGAGAACAGAACTATTGTTCCTGACGACTGCCAGGAGGATGCTGTTGATGGGAAGCAGCCACGGCCCTGCCTGGACACAAAACTGGAGACCGTGGTGTGCCCAGGGTCAGCTTCAGCAGAGAAGCGCGTAGGGACGGAGCCTGGTTTGGAGCCAGGAGCAGACGTGTGGAGGAAGGACGAGGCGCTGGAAGCGGGCAGCCAGGCGGGCGCTGGAACGCGGTCACCCGGCATCGCGGTGGAGAAGAAGCCCCCGGATAAGCTCTTCTGCGAGGCGTTCCCCTGCGGCGCTGCCGAGGCTCAGACAAAGGTGACTTTCCTCATCGGAGATTCCATGTCACCCGACTCGGACATCGAGCTCAGGAGCCAGGCGGTGGTGGAGCAGATCGCTAGGCATCACAGCGCGCCAGCGCCGGAGGAAGGAGCGCCTGCTGATCAGAACTGTGAAGCGAAACAAGCTGTTGAGGACCAAACCAGAGACTGTGGGGCAGCCGAACCCTTTCCTCCAGTTGCGAGTGAGCATCCGAGCTGGAACCCAAACCCATACAACGCCGAGAGCATGAGTCTGTTTGATGAATACTTCACTGATGACAGTTCAGTCGAGACCCGGACTGCTAAGGATATTCCagggcaggcagctccagaccTCCTTGCTCACACCAGTAGTTTAGAGTTCTCTAAAAGGCTCGGTACAAAGGGTAGCAAACCACCGAGTGAGTTTTGTAAGTTTATGGACTCCGTTCGACAGGAGACCTACAAAAACTGCTTCAATGAGCAGGACCAAAGAGAGAAAATCTCTATTCGCGTCCCCCATGGGGACAGGGAAAACGTAGAGAAAAAGGTGGCCCCGGGAATTGACTGGGACATTCCAAGAAATGAGAGTTCGGATAGTGCCCTGGGTGACAGCGAGAGCGAGGACACGGGCCATGATCTAACGAGGCTAAGCGGGAACTATTACGGAGGAGAGCAGGAAGACTGGGCGGAAGAATACGAGATTCCCTTCCCTGG GTCAAAACTAGTTGAAGTGAactctgtccagcccagcatTGCCAATTTTGGAAGATCCTTACTAGGTGGCTACTGCTCCTCTTACGTCCCTGACTTTGTTTTGCAAGGCATCGGGAGCGATGAGAAGCTGAGGCACTGCTTGGTGTCAGATTTGTCTCATGCTGTGCAG CATCCCGTGCTGGATGAGCCGATCGCGGAAGCCGTCTGCATCATTGCAGACACGGACAAATGGACGGTGCAAGTGGCCAGTAGCCAGAGGCGAATGATTGACAACaagctggggaaggaggtgTTAGTGTCGAGTCTCGTCTCCAACCTGCTGCATTCCACTCTTCAGCTGTACAAGCATAATTTATCTCCAAACTTC TGTGTTATGCACCTGGAGGACCGGCTGCAGGAGCTCTACTTCAAAAGCAAGATGCTGTCCGAGTATCTGAAGGGCCAGATGAGGGTTCACGTGAAGGAGCTGGGCGTGGTGCTGGG GATTGAATCCAGCGACCTCCCTTTGCTGGCAGCTGTGGCAAGCACTCACTCTCCCTACGTTGCCCAGATACTACTTTAA
- the FNIP1 gene encoding folliculin-interacting protein 1 isoform X3, giving the protein MLRPVIGVVGLQIVIHILITESMCAGKETFWLANEGQRKIHHNLGVCCASWPLPEFDPSQIRLIVYQDCERRGRNVLFDSSAKRKIEDVSVSKLCSDAQVRVFGKCCQLKPGGDSSSSLDSSINSSSSFSDPKEQCPKYQGSRCSSDANMLGEMMFGSVAMSYKGSTLKIHQIRSPPQLMLSKVFTARTGSSIYGSLNTLQDSLEFINQDSNTLKPDHSTIVNGLLGNIVHSNPMDMPGREQNEDRDSGIARSASLSSLLITPFPSPGSSFNKSCASSYQRRWRRSQTTSLENGVFPRWSMDESFNLSDDSSGPSPGIVRKKKIAIGVIFSLSRDEDENNKFNEFFFSHFPLFESHMNKLKSAIEQAMKMSRRSADASQRSLAYNRIVDALNEFRTTICNLYTMPRIGEPVWLTMMSGTPEKNQLCHRFMKEFTFLMENASKNQFLPALLTAVLTNHLAWVPTVMPNGQPPIRIFLEKHSSQSVDMLAKTHPYNPLWAQLGDLYGAIGSPVRLAKTVVVGKRHDLVQRLLYFLTYFIRCSELQETHLLENGEDEAIVMPGTVITTTLEKGEVEESEYVLVTMHKNRGNLLPTESEETRTPNCSCKYCKCPISLAQNIEGVSQQEREDTQSTPKVELETSSDENRTIVPDDCQEDAVDGKQPRPCLDTKLETVVCPGSASAEKRVGTEPGLEPGADVWRKDEALEAGSQAGAGTRSPGIAVEKKPPDKLFCEAFPCGAAEAQTKVTFLIGDSMSPDSDIELRSQAVVEQIARHHSAPAPEEGAPADQNCEAKQAVEDQTRDCGAAEPFPPVASEHPSWNPNPYNAESMSLFDEYFTDDSSVETRTAKDIPGQAAPDLLAHTSSLEFSKRLGTKGSKPPSEFCKFMDSVRQETYKNCFNEQDQREKISIRVPHGDRENVEKKVAPGIDWDIPRNESSDSALGDSESEDTGHDLTRLSGNYYGGEQEDWAEEYEIPFPGSKLVEVNSVQPSIANFGRSLLGGYCSSYVPDFVLQGIGSDEKLRHCLVSDLSHAVQHPVLDEPIAEAVCIIADTDKWTVQVASSQRRMIDNKLGKEVLVSSLVSNLLHSTLQLYKHNLSPNFCVMHLEDRLQELYFKSKMLSEYLKGQMRVHVKELGVVLGIESSDLPLLAAVASTHSPYVAQILL; this is encoded by the exons AAACTCTGCAGCGATGCTCAGGTGCGAGTGTTTGGGAAGTGCTGCCAACTGAAGCCTGGAGGAGACAGCTCTTCTTCCTTGGATAGTTCGATCAATTCATCCTCCTCGTTCTCTGATCCAAAAGAGCAATGCCCAAAATACCAG GGGTCTCGGTGTTCCTCAGATGCTAACATGCTTGGAGAGATGATGTTTGGCTCTGTGGCCATGAGCTATAAGGGCTCCACGTTGAAGATTCACCAGATCCG CTCACCTCCTCAGCTCATGCTCAGCAAGGTTTTCACAGCTCGCACTGGAAGCAGCATCTACGGAAGTCTGAATAC GTTGCAGGACAGTCTTGAGTTCATTAATCAAGACAGCAATACGTTAAAGCCTGACCACAGTACGATTGTGAATGGACTTCTTGGGAATATAG TTCATAGCAACCCTATGGATATgcctgggagggagcagaatGAGGACAGAGACAGCGGGATAGCGAGATCTG CATCTCTTAGCAGTCTGCTCATCACTCCGTTTCCATCTCCGGGCTCTTCGTTTAACAAAAGCTGTGCTAGCAGTTACCAGCGGCGTTGGCGTCGCAGCCAGACTACCAGCTTGGAGAATGGGGTCTTCCCTCGATG GTCCATGGATGAAAGCTTTAACTTGTCAGATGACAGCTCTGGTCCTAGCCCGGGAATTGTTAGGAAGAAGAAGATAGCAAttggggttattttttccctctcaagAGATGAAGATGAAAACAACAAATTTAATGAGTTCTTCTTCTCCCACTTCCCTCTTTTTGAGAGCCACATGAACAAGCTGAAGAGTGCGATAGAACAG GCTATGAAAATGAGTCGCCGATCAGCTGATGCCAGTCAGCGGAGTTTGGCCTATAACAGGATTGTTGATGCCCTGAATGAGTTCAG aacaACTATTTGCAATCTCTACACGATGCCGCGGATCGGGGAGCCTGTCTGGCTTACAATGATGTCGGGGACACCGGAGAAGAACCAGCTTTGCCATCGCTTCATGAAGGAATTCACCTTCTTGATGGAGAACGCCTCTAAGAACCA GTTTTTACCAGCTTTGCTGACTGCTGTCCTGACTAACCACCTGGCCTGGGTGCCCACCGTCATGCCCAACGGCCAGCCGCCCATCAGGATCTTCCTGGAGAAGCATTCTTCCCAGAGCGTGGACATGCTGGCCAAAACTCATCCCTACAACCCGCTGTGGGCACAGCTCG GTGACCTGTATGGAGCTATCGGATCACCTGTGAGATTAGCAAAAACAGTTGTGGTTGGCAAAAGGCATGACCTGGTACAGAGGTTGCTTTATTTCCTTACTTACTTCATCAGATGCTCTGAACTTCAAGAGACGCATCTGCTAGAAAATGGGGAAGACGAAGCCATTGTCATGCCCGGAACTGTTATAACAACCACGCTGGAGAAAGGAGAAGTAGAGGAATCTGAGTATGTGCTTGTCACAATGCACAAGAACAGGGGTAACCTGCTACCAACGGAGTCTGAAGAGACGAGAACTCCCAACTGCAGCTGTAAATACTGCAAGTGCCCCATCTCCCTCGCACAGAACATAGAAGGTGTTTCACAGCAAGAGAGAGAAGACACACAAAGCACTCCTAAGGTAGAGCTGGAAACGTCCTCGGATGAGAACAGAACTATTGTTCCTGACGACTGCCAGGAGGATGCTGTTGATGGGAAGCAGCCACGGCCCTGCCTGGACACAAAACTGGAGACCGTGGTGTGCCCAGGGTCAGCTTCAGCAGAGAAGCGCGTAGGGACGGAGCCTGGTTTGGAGCCAGGAGCAGACGTGTGGAGGAAGGACGAGGCGCTGGAAGCGGGCAGCCAGGCGGGCGCTGGAACGCGGTCACCCGGCATCGCGGTGGAGAAGAAGCCCCCGGATAAGCTCTTCTGCGAGGCGTTCCCCTGCGGCGCTGCCGAGGCTCAGACAAAGGTGACTTTCCTCATCGGAGATTCCATGTCACCCGACTCGGACATCGAGCTCAGGAGCCAGGCGGTGGTGGAGCAGATCGCTAGGCATCACAGCGCGCCAGCGCCGGAGGAAGGAGCGCCTGCTGATCAGAACTGTGAAGCGAAACAAGCTGTTGAGGACCAAACCAGAGACTGTGGGGCAGCCGAACCCTTTCCTCCAGTTGCGAGTGAGCATCCGAGCTGGAACCCAAACCCATACAACGCCGAGAGCATGAGTCTGTTTGATGAATACTTCACTGATGACAGTTCAGTCGAGACCCGGACTGCTAAGGATATTCCagggcaggcagctccagaccTCCTTGCTCACACCAGTAGTTTAGAGTTCTCTAAAAGGCTCGGTACAAAGGGTAGCAAACCACCGAGTGAGTTTTGTAAGTTTATGGACTCCGTTCGACAGGAGACCTACAAAAACTGCTTCAATGAGCAGGACCAAAGAGAGAAAATCTCTATTCGCGTCCCCCATGGGGACAGGGAAAACGTAGAGAAAAAGGTGGCCCCGGGAATTGACTGGGACATTCCAAGAAATGAGAGTTCGGATAGTGCCCTGGGTGACAGCGAGAGCGAGGACACGGGCCATGATCTAACGAGGCTAAGCGGGAACTATTACGGAGGAGAGCAGGAAGACTGGGCGGAAGAATACGAGATTCCCTTCCCTGG GTCAAAACTAGTTGAAGTGAactctgtccagcccagcatTGCCAATTTTGGAAGATCCTTACTAGGTGGCTACTGCTCCTCTTACGTCCCTGACTTTGTTTTGCAAGGCATCGGGAGCGATGAGAAGCTGAGGCACTGCTTGGTGTCAGATTTGTCTCATGCTGTGCAG CATCCCGTGCTGGATGAGCCGATCGCGGAAGCCGTCTGCATCATTGCAGACACGGACAAATGGACGGTGCAAGTGGCCAGTAGCCAGAGGCGAATGATTGACAACaagctggggaaggaggtgTTAGTGTCGAGTCTCGTCTCCAACCTGCTGCATTCCACTCTTCAGCTGTACAAGCATAATTTATCTCCAAACTTC TGTGTTATGCACCTGGAGGACCGGCTGCAGGAGCTCTACTTCAAAAGCAAGATGCTGTCCGAGTATCTGAAGGGCCAGATGAGGGTTCACGTGAAGGAGCTGGGCGTGGTGCTGGG GATTGAATCCAGCGACCTCCCTTTGCTGGCAGCTGTGGCAAGCACTCACTCTCCCTACGTTGCCCAGATACTACTTTAA